The DNA segment TAATGGCAACCCCTTAAAATAGGAGAGAGTGTACAATGATACCAACAATAAAGCAATCGTATATGGAGTGATTAGGGAAAACGAAGCCCTTTTCTTTGTGAGAGTATTGatagtattttaaatattttgatgGTTTAAAACAATTCCACAGCCAGAGAGTTACGTAAATAGATTTAGAGCAACCGTGCAATGGAATAAATATAACTTAATTGTAAGAACGAGTTGTTGTGATGCAAAGgctgcaaattattattttttaattaacgaCATAAGTTTTTGAATGCAAAGTTTATTGGGAACCATTCAGACAAGTGGCTGCACAGTACTGAACGGTTGAAGATTAGATACACTGTGGAACCCAATTTGATAAGTAAGGAATTACTGCAAGCAGCAAGCACTTTTATCTTTCAATGGACAAATTGGACCTGCTACGATTATAAAGTACTTCTCAACCCTTAGTTACCTTGACAGTAATTTGTTTGTAACTCCCAGCCTTGAATGATGCAAGAAGGCCCTTGAAGCTTTCAATAGCCACTGGGATTTCACCAGGCGTTGGAGGAGACAGCTCTACCCGAGCATATTTCCAAAAGGTCGCTAGACGAGGCCTTGAGTAGGCCACCGTAGCTGCAAAGCAAACATGCAACCAGTTTAGTACGAATATAATTACACCAGTGCAACACGGTAAAAAACAGATACGCTCAAACatggaaaaatacagcacagcaaTTATCTAAAAGGAAAAGATTAAGGATAACCAAAATAAAATATTAAGTAGAATTTTCCAGTGAAAAACTACAAACCAACCAAAGTGGGGAATTCAATCATTCCTCTTTCAGACATTTTCCAAAGATCCTGATGGCAGACTGCCCTGCCAgtgcacagacagacacaaaatgctggagtaactcagcgggacaggcagcatctctggatatgggggggggggggaagcaggatCTTgactagccatgatcatattgaatggcggtgctggctcgaatggcctaatcctgcacctattttctatatttctatatgttctcctgagatgctgagttttaAATCTTAGCAACacagtcatagagcgtggaaaaaggctctttggcctaACTGGCCTACTCCAACCAatgtgtctcatctacactagtcccatctgcctgcgtttagctcatatccttctaaacatatcctgttcatgtacctgcctaaacgtttcttaaacattgcaatagtttctgcctcaactacctcctctgacagctcgttccatacacccaccacccattgtgtgaaaaagttgcccctcagattcctatcaaatctttcccccttcacccggttctcgattcccccactctaggcaagagactctgtgtatctacccgatccattcctcatATAAAATATGACTTTACACacttctaagatcacccctcatgttgctgccctccaaggaatagagtcccagcctgctcaatgcTCAGAccctagagtcctggcaacatcctcaaatcttctctgtacactttccaacttgatgacatctttcctataacatggtgcccagaactgaacacaatactctaaatgcaacttcaccaacgtcttataactgcaacatgacttccgagCTTCTACACTCATGGTTTTAAAAATACATGAACAGCCAAAGATGAACTTACTGGAGTTATTAACCTCCCTCTGGTCAAGACATAATCAAACAATTACATGAT comes from the Rhinoraja longicauda isolate Sanriku21f chromosome 32, sRhiLon1.1, whole genome shotgun sequence genome and includes:
- the atp5l gene encoding ATP synthase F(0) complex subunit g, mitochondrial, with product MAEAARRLVRSVVAGAPVLASATVAYSRPRLATFWKYARVELSPPTPGEIPVAIESFKGLLASFKAGSYKQITVKDSLRNALVATEVLMWFYIGEVIGRGSLIGYNV